From one Conexibacter woesei Iso977N genomic stretch:
- a CDS encoding FKBP-type peptidyl-prolyl cis-trans isomerase, translated as MAPNEKPEIDVPDGPPSYQLEVEDLVVGDGDEAVAGRIVDVHYVGVSWQNGRQFDASWDRGDTFKFGLGKGQVIQGWDEGVQGMKVGGRRKITIPPAMAYGKRGAGGVIGPDETLIFVVDLLGVR; from the coding sequence ATGGCCCCCAACGAGAAGCCCGAGATCGACGTCCCCGACGGCCCGCCGTCCTACCAGCTCGAGGTCGAGGACCTCGTGGTCGGCGACGGCGACGAGGCGGTCGCCGGCAGGATCGTCGACGTCCACTACGTCGGCGTGTCCTGGCAGAACGGCAGGCAGTTCGACGCGTCCTGGGACCGCGGCGACACGTTCAAGTTCGGCCTCGGCAAGGGCCAGGTCATCCAGGGCTGGGACGAGGGCGTCCAGGGCATGAAGGTCGGCGGCCGGCGCAAGATCACGATCCCGCCGGCAATGGCCTACGGCAAGCGCGGCGCCGGCGGCGTCATCGGTCCGGACGAGACGCTGATCTTCGTCGTGGACCTGCTCGGCGTGCGCTGA
- a CDS encoding TVP38/TMEM64 family protein, whose translation MLTSRWAHAVYALAGVAALVALCLLVHPLREAIGHAAHGDTKALREQLRGTGAAGVALLYGLMLAHVVVIFPAEITNMVAGFTYGIPLGILICTTGWFLSGLGTYALGVIAGRPLIEKLAGAGRVASAERMMDRGGWEFLLVVRLLPFVPFSIVGYVAGATNVPLFRFAWTTLLGAIPLVTLAVVLGSRLSDFSLGDPLVWGSILVFVLLIAVGHPVGRRFQARAKTKA comes from the coding sequence ATGCTGACCTCACGCTGGGCCCACGCCGTCTACGCGCTCGCGGGCGTCGCCGCGCTGGTCGCGCTGTGCCTGCTCGTCCACCCGCTGCGGGAGGCGATCGGGCACGCCGCGCACGGCGACACCAAGGCGCTGCGCGAGCAGCTGCGCGGGACCGGCGCGGCGGGCGTCGCGTTGTTGTACGGGTTGATGCTCGCCCACGTCGTCGTGATCTTCCCGGCCGAGATCACCAACATGGTCGCGGGCTTCACCTACGGGATCCCGCTGGGGATCCTGATCTGCACGACCGGCTGGTTCCTGTCGGGCCTGGGCACCTACGCGCTGGGCGTGATCGCGGGCCGGCCGCTGATCGAGAAGCTCGCCGGCGCCGGGCGGGTCGCGTCGGCCGAGCGGATGATGGACCGCGGCGGCTGGGAGTTCCTGCTGGTCGTGCGGCTGCTGCCGTTCGTGCCGTTCTCGATCGTCGGCTACGTCGCGGGCGCGACGAACGTCCCGCTGTTCCGCTTCGCCTGGACGACGCTGCTGGGCGCGATCCCGCTGGTGACGCTGGCCGTCGTGCTCGGCTCGCGGCTGTCGGACTTCTCGCTCGGCGACCCGCTGGTGTGGGGCTCGATCCTCGTCTTCGTGCTGCTGATCGCCGTCGGCCATCCGGTCGGGCGACGCTTCCAGGCGCGCGCCAAGACCAAGGCGTAG
- a CDS encoding RNA-binding S4 domain-containing protein, giving the protein MQQPSYEPVRVDKWLWAARLVKTRPLGTEAVKGGRVQVNGRPAKPSKDVGPGDRLELTNGPVKISVNIKATAERRGPASLAQQLYDETPESIAGREAYAEQRRLEAQSMAQAPSYYDRGGRPTKRDRRRFEAGREQRRTRDDD; this is encoded by the coding sequence ATGCAGCAGCCGTCATACGAACCCGTCCGCGTGGACAAGTGGCTGTGGGCCGCGCGCCTGGTCAAGACCCGGCCGCTCGGCACCGAGGCGGTCAAGGGCGGGCGCGTCCAGGTCAACGGGCGCCCGGCCAAGCCGAGCAAGGACGTCGGGCCGGGCGATCGCCTGGAGCTGACCAACGGCCCGGTCAAGATCAGCGTGAACATCAAGGCGACCGCCGAGCGGCGTGGCCCGGCGTCGCTGGCCCAGCAGCTCTACGACGAGACGCCGGAGTCGATCGCGGGCCGCGAGGCCTACGCCGAGCAGCGCCGGCTGGAGGCGCAGTCGATGGCGCAGGCGCCGAGCTACTACGACCGGGGCGGGCGCCCGACCAAGCGCGACCGGCGCCGCTTCGAGGCCGGCCGCGAGCAGCGCCGCACCCGCGACGACGACTAG